Proteins from a genomic interval of Papaver somniferum cultivar HN1 chromosome 4, ASM357369v1, whole genome shotgun sequence:
- the LOC113275837 gene encoding uncharacterized protein LOC113275837 — protein sequence MVYKRSFGDEENYEFPCKHHRQLEDYNDQLPPIPEISACSDVHQDSLFSVGEDGSFCKSQGGKSIINVAELPDEAHKVIETHIPTVVPSFTWLSSSASIEASTLEEASKLSFFPEVPEAGCSKRDLVQHDELYTALLNSPPQKLVPVGSDHQAIIPQCTGSNVMADNSNLEKLVGTCLLPLSDSEALFSDDIGKGRSDNCFCSNKGSVRCVQHHIYEARCKLKESIGLEKFDKLGFYEMGEIVARKWTEDEQQLFQKIVFANPASAGKNYWTQLSEAFPSRSMMDLVSYYFNVFMLRRRAEQNRLDITQIEHSINFFQNPNSSVGENGACSGSQLLERVCKVTELARCVDKEQETHVPLQAASCSTIEKDSRLETPVKLISPPDVFETGYSPGPSVQHDEIYSFLLNSPPRKLVPVGSDHQAVIPEYVASNLVIDTVDLEKPIGTCLLPIPDSEEAVANYSSVGKGRPDDCTCSDRGAIRCVQYHISEARDKLREFIGRENYAKLGFYEMGEIVARKWTEEEQQIFQNIVYLNPVSYGKNFWTQLREAFPSRSKMELVSYYFNVFMLRKRAEQNRSYWLNDNSDDDEWHRDDIDVYGIMSGKGGEVSTVESEGDQEDDTYNYKENHDGDNWFVLARAEEDDRVDDDVPDPTSVDVESKNLKKNRIGSADTHDGQHDGPCTPDVYHHLNSTGSDQHSVSCIEGFEPTTSRIQYD from the exons ATGGTGTACAAAAGGTCTTTTGGTGATGAAGAGAATTATGAGTTTCCATGTAAGCACCATAGACAATTAGAAGACTACAATGATCAATTACCTCCGATTCCTGAGATTTCAGCCTGCAGTGATGTCCATCAGGATTCTTTGTTTTCGG TTGGTGAAGATGGATCCTTCTGCAAATCACAAGGTGGGAAGAGCATTATTAATGTTGCGGAACTTCCAGATgaggctcataaggtgattgAGACACATATTCCTACAGTTGTTCCTAGTTTTACGTGGTTAAGCAGCAGTGCGAGTATAGAGGCCTCAACGTTGGAGGAAGCCAGCAAATTATCGTTTTTTCCCGAGGTTCCGGAAGCTGGGTGCTCAAAAAGGGATTTAGTTCAGCATGATGAGTTGTATACAGCCCTTCTTAATTCTCCTCCTCAAAAACTAGTTCCTGTTGGGTCAGATCATCAAGCCATTATTCCACAATGCACTGGTTCAAACGTAATGGCTGATAACAGCAATTTGGAGAAGTTAGTGGGAACTTGTCTCCTTCCATTGTCTGATTCAGAAGCACTTTTCAGTGATGATATTGGAAAGGGTAGATCAGATAATTGTTTTTGCTCAAATAAGGGTAGCGTGAGATGTGTCCAACATCACATTTATGAAGCCAGATGCAAGCTTAAAGAGTCGATTGGGCTGGAAAAGTTTGATAAGTTAGGATTTTACGAGATGGGAGAGATTGTGGCAAGGAAATGGACGGAAGATGAACAGCAACTTTTTCAAAAAATTGTCTTTGCAAATCCTGCCTCAGCTGGTAAAAATTATTGGACACAACTCTCTGAGGCTTTTCCTTCTCGAAGCATGATGGATCTTGTGAGCTATTATTTTAATGTCTTCATGCTTCGTAGACGAGCTGAGCAGAACAGGTTGGACATTACGCAGATTGAGCACTCTATTAAtttctttcagaaccctaattcTTCGG TTGGTGAAAACGGAGCATGCAGTGGATCCCAACTCTTGGAGAGGGTATGCAAGGTTACTGAACTTGCTAGATGTGTCGACAAGGAGCAGGAGACACATGTCCCTTTGCAGGCGGCCAGCTGCAGTACAATTGAAAAAGACTCGAGGTTAGAAACACCAGTCAAACTAATATCCCCCCCTGATGTTTTCGAAACTGGATATTCGCCAGGGCCATCAGTTCAACATGATGAGATATATTCATTTCTTCTTAATTCCCCTCCTCGAAAATTAGTTCCCGTTGGATCAGACCATCAAGCTGTCATTCCAGAATATGTGGCTTCAAATTTAGTTATCGACACTGTCGATTTGGAAAAGCCAATAGGAACCTGTCTCCTTCCGATTCCTGATTCAGAAGAAGCAGTCGCCAACTATTCCAGTGTTGGGAAAGGTAGACCTGATGATTGCACATGCTCTGATAGGGGTGCCATTAGGTGTGTTCAGTATCACATCTCTGAAGCAAGAGACAAGCTTCGAGAGTTTATTGGCCGTGAAAATTATGCCAAGTTAGGGTTCTACGAAATGGGGGAGATTGTGGCTAGGAAATGgacagaagaagaacaacaaatttTCCAGAATATTGTCTATCTAAATCCTGTTTCATATGGTAAAAACTTTTGGACACAATTGCGTGAAGCCTTTCCTTCTCGAAGCAAAATGGAGCTTGTTAGCTATTATTTCAATGTTTTTATGCTTCGTAAACGAGCTGAGCAGAACAGATCATACTGGTTGAACGATAACAGCGACGATGATGAGTGGCATAGGGATGATATAGATGTTTATGGAATAATGTCAGGCAAGGGAGGAGAGGTATCTACCGTAGAATCCGAAGGTGATCAAGAAGATGATACTTATAACTATAAGGAGAATCATGACGGGGATAATTGGTTTGTCTTGGCAAGGGCAGAAGAAGATGATAGAGTAGATGATGATGTTCCTGATCCGACATCAGTTGATGTAGAAAGTAAAAATCTGAAGAAGAATAGAATCGGTTCAGCGGATACCCATGATGGCCAGCATGATGGTCCGTGCACACCGGATGTGTATCATCATCTAAATAGCACTGGCAGCGACCAACACAGTGTTAGTTGCATCGAGGGTTTTGAACCAACCACAAGCCGCATCCAATATGATTGA